GACGGTTTGTTCATCGGAGCTCTGGCCACGGTCGGAGGATCCTCCACGACTCTGGCGACGCCTGGTGGTGTACTTTCCGAGAACACAGCCCATTATTTTAGGTTATGTACATCAGGAATCGGAACAGAGTGGTTTTCCGGTAACGGCAGACCGCTAGTTGTGAGATTCTGTTAAAATTACAGCATTCGAAACGACAGCGTAGTGAAAATTACTAAATGAGAAGCAAACAAAACACCATTTGGATTACTTAACGGAGAAAGAACGGAACGTGAACGGAGAAAACTtttagagagaggggggggggtgaGAAATTTTAAGCTCGCGAAGAAGTTAAGGTAAGCTCATGTTTTTTGGGAGAGACAGTGAAGATGCTgagaaatagatttaaaaactaAGACATGGAGTCTTAAATATTTACAGGAGGGCCACTGAGAAGCGAGTGAGTTGCCAATTGTCAGTGTTAAGGTGGAcaggatttttgttttctttaagtaattttagtgatttaattaaattatataattagttctatttatttatttttcaaaaataggttgttttcaaaataatttttatttataaatatattaaaataataatttttactttttaaaatgatactttaaaaaggaaaaaaaaaaaacatgtaaagtgAAACTTTTTAACctgtttttcaaacaaaaaataaaagtagtgACGTCGGGATATAGAAAGTGGCTTCCGGGGGCCTGAAGCCAGGAGGGGTGGCGTTTTGTTTATGGGCTCTACGTCACAGGATTTGAAAAGGTAGGGACATGAATGAgtgaaaaaataagattgaaGGGCATAAAAGTATGGGACCTTTCTGCCTGCAGGCACCAGTTTGTCTCCCCGAAAGTGAATAAATGATGTTCCATTTTATTGGATTCATGTGGGTTTCTCTTGGTGGGAAAATAATGTTCGTGTCCATTAAAAAAGATGAACACagcagaagaaaaggagaatctAGACATGCATGCATTTCCTCTCTAATAAAGTGAAATTAAATTCGATACTAACTCTTGAAATCAAGAAAGATATAACTAATTTTAAGGGATATAGCTTAATTGATTAggttttaggtttatttttttaaaattactagtTTGAGTCTAACAAACTTCAGAATTACTAGAAgcttacatggttattaattttaaaatgtataatattaattgaaatgCACACAAACTAGTTCAAATACTTAAAGCATCTCCAAtgtaaaatgttattttgaaaagctaaattgataaaatagcattttgaataatataaatatagttttttttttaccgtatCTATTCCAATAGAAAAAAGCTATTTGAAGAGCCATTTATATTGGAGTGGAAgaaacaagtgttttattatttttttaataagtttaatgttatttttttttctacattgactatatttaattggtttattttttttagtggccCCACTTTGTTGGTTTTGGCTCTTTGaagagatatataaaaatagtatttgtaagaaaaaaaaaagcattttagtattttatttggcTTTCCCTTTAGAGTATGCaaaacaagcaaagaaaaactaaaatattaattttttatttttagcttttcatttaattttttcattgaagATGTTcttacatatgaaaaaaaaaaaagaaggtcaACTAGAGAGCTAAACGTGGCGGGGATAGGTGCTAAATCCTGCTgcgttgattttgaattgagcCGGCAGCTGGGACATTTAAGCTCCTGAAGTGAGTTTTATTGCACATAACTAGATTTTACTGGGTTCGAAGCTGTCACACTAATTTCttttatgtgttgatgtcaCAAGGACCTCGAAGTTCTTCATTCGAGCTAGTAGAGGGGAGGAATCACCTCTACCTACCGTACTGTGCTCTATTTATATGTTCTAGCTAGCATTTATTGAGGAGATATATAGAGGGAgcagattttttgttttttattgggctctttattcttcctttgtttttttaataaaaaataataggtaCTAGCATAGTACCGAAAGGCGAAACCAACCCAACTCCCGGATTgactaagttaaaaaaattaatatattttttaaaacaaatatgagTGGGTTATTATTCTTATGgttattataataatgattattttttaaaattattttaatttaaaattatattgaataatttttttattttttttgaaaatttttttatttttaaaatataaaaacaaacgagCTATGTATTCTATTAGATCaactttcaaataatattttttaaaaaatttaatataatcagatgtgatttgataagttaatccATAGAGTTTATCACAAACAGGTAATTGTTGAGAGAAGGGCATCTACGTAGCAATTTGCAAGACaagattttcatttgttttaggTGACCAGTGAAAAGGGCAAGGCAAGATTAGCCTCATGCAAGGATGACAGAAACAGATTGAGAAATGATCGACCTCCTTGCTAGCTAGTTCTTGATGAGATTTCgaatttcatgaaaataaaaaatgaaaggtgTAAATTGTGAAAAACCAAGCCAGCAATTGTTTTGCTAGATCTTGGATGAACCTTGGTAATGTAATAATAAGGGTTTTGCCAAATTTCTAAAACACCTATTGAACTATATTTATTGCAGCAGCTAGCATTTAATATACTGTTGACTTTTCAatatcaacatttattttatccTAAAGTATAATCCATGAGTCTTTCCTAACTTTAAAGCTATGTTATCCTAAAGTATCAAATGAAAGGATCTTGTCAATATCCATGAATAATAAATCTTAGATCAAACTAAAGAATCAGAAAAATTAGATGTTATCGTGTAGCATTGTTAATGCTAATTTACTAGGTTATGGTTTACATTTTTTAGTGCAGCTTggaccaaaaaatatttttaacataaaaaataacatcaagatcaaagaaaaatttttgGGATTGtcaataaattttgtataatgatatattcaaatttaaaaaatcttaaaccgATTCTTTACCtactcaaattttaaattaaattgtatagaAATTGCTTTAAAATGATCTTATGAATTGGACAAgtcaaaggaaataaaaaacaaacaaattaggTTAATTTTAGCCAATTCGTCAAATTCATAGTCTGAGTTATGAACTTTATTagattaaattactttttattttattttattacatgataagaaaaacaaaaaaatcaatttacaatTAACCTAgcattaaagaataaaattcaacaaaaacttaacattaaaaaataaaattaataaaaaaacaaaaaaaactcaagagaataataaaaaatagctcATATATGCAGACTTGATTGGCTTAACGTGGCTAAGTCTATTACAAAAAAGCCTCGGTACCCAGGCTAAAATCAAGTCCATATGTTcaggtcaatatttttttttaagggatggataataaattatttgttatataaaatatactatTATTCTCAACATATTTTAATCTCGTGATGTTAGCCATGGTTATATAAACAGTTAAATTCACCCACACCACttagttatttttgttaatgtgCAATAATGATGAATTCAGTTAATGTGCAATAATGATGAATTCAAGTGCgtaatttattcaataaatattattcatacCATGTTACTTAAGATAATTATCAATAAACTTTATGTTGTTTAATGAATCAAATGAGAAGAAGTACTATTAATTTTCGCTATAGTAtcccctttttttatatatagagaaTGTAAAGGAAAAATTCCAGAGTATGGTattatttcatgaaaatttagGGGTTGGTTGGGAAGAAACTAGATACTTGGAACGCTACATGTTGGGTTATTTCTTATAAtcctaaacaaaatataaagacatcaaaaagtaaaagaaataatGTATACcgataaaacattattaaaatattaagatgatagtATATcagatcatatatattttttaagaaaataattaaaataattttgtattaaatttaCCTGAGTCAATCATAATTCActtataaaatctataatttaagaCACGAGAACATAATAACtctgtaaaatacaaattaaaataaaaaaaaattaaaaaaatctaattaaaaaaaaatacataaatataacTTGAGTAAAACTAGATTGCCAAcaccctttttttcttatatatgtattaaaaaattaaattgctcATTCCTATCtagtaataatataaaaaaactcccGTTTCCAATTAAAggaattttacttttaaagttAGTTCAATCATTTCAATggcttcaatatatatatattcttttcaaGGGCAATAatgtttttccattaaaaagaaaaagtgaaaaaacaagGTTGTCAACAATCATTTCCATAATGATCAAGAGACACTTACcccaaactaaaacaaataagttttttatattttttaagaaaggcAATTCTGTCATTACgctgttttaataaataatattttctctcttatgCTACGGTGCCTTTCCCACGGGACATAGTTTATTCTAACGTGTAATCAGAGAAATATTGCCTACCAGGTGAAGTactgattcttcttcttttgtattctgtgtttttcttttcctctcccCTTTTCCGAGCTATGATGAAGTACTGATTCCTTGCTTAGATTTACTCGAGGAATGTAGCCTCCTTTAATCTTACACGGCAGTTTAATTATTCGAATGTCCTGTCCAGGTAAAGTGGTTGCGAAGCATTTAATGCTTAACGGTCTGATTAGGGCTAAAGACTTGTCTTCGGAGGCTTAGATTAGGGCATAGTTGTATTTTATGCATAACTCGAGCCTAGTGACAAGACTCTCTTCATAAAAGAGACATTTCTACAGTCACGAGTCCATGGGAGAATGATGAGTTGACCAGGTAAAACTCGCCAAATTAGTCGGCGTGATTACAAGGAATGAGAGCGACCTCGAAGGAAATACAAGAATGAAGAATGTCCCGAGGATTCATGGCAGCCACAGCAAAGTTGACGAGGAGAGTCTGGTTTTTGGGGGAAGGCAGCTACAGCGGGCACAAGTCAACGTTTCAAAACTTTGAACACGTGAAAACACGATGGTTTGAACGTGTTGAATCTGCAAGTCCATTGCGATTAAATTCCCCTTATTTAATGGCCTCCTTCCGTGACCTGACGTCTCTCTTCTTCTACTAGTCCTTCTCCTTCAATCAAGTTCTTCAGTATTATTAATGCGCGCATTGATGTATACTATAAGCTCCCTTCACTCAAGCTTGTATAGAAATGAAagtattattttacttttaataaataaaactatataaatatattttaatagatggtgcatagttaaaaaaaaatgaaatcataatGCAGATCATCTACTTAGATATTAACGTGTTTgttaaataatcaattcaattcGAAAGTTTTGCTTACactattttgtgtttaatttttatcaaataaataaaaataatgatatttaaactCGTGATCATTTAATCATCAAGCttctgatatcatattaaaaaataattcaaattaaaaaataaaactattaacttagtttttaaaatataatttatattattttttaatatgttttatattgcaATAGaatatatgaatttatttaagGGTTGGTGGCTGTATTTGAAAATTGTGTCGCCCACCTGGGTCTGATGATGAGCTGGGTCATACAGTGTGACCATGTTTAAAATGGAGTTATAACGTTTGGGCTTTATGAGTTCGAGTGCACACCCTGGCCCTTGGTTTTTATGCTTGGGTCATGCTTTGTATCTTGTGTTTTAGGTCTAGGTTTTGTCTCGTATTTTATGTCTTGGGTCTAATGTTTTGGATAAATCTCATCCTCAATATTCAGTATGAGAGAGCGAGTaatcataagaaaattattaacaagaaattatTAGCTGAACTTATTATATTTTAGCAAGGCTTTATCTTACATTCTACAACTCTAATTACTACCGATATATTAATCTTATATTCTAGGTTATTCTATAACCTAGGCCAACCTCTAAATTcgtcgttattttttttttttaacaaattagatTGTTATATAAGGGCGTTTTGATCAATTTCATTGagaatatttaacaaaatataatgtATATCTAGGAACGAATTTGAAACAATTATTAGATAATAGACCTcgaatataaagataaattgagCTAATTCTAatagcataataaaataatccatCAAAGCTCCACAACTACCAAGATTTATCAGGATTAATTTGAACCAACAAGTCGCACATGAGAAGGAGAATTTAGAAGCCTCGCCTCCACCAAAAGACAAATGATAATTCACCAGCATTATGCTTCTGTGCTTGCATCGATCAATGATCCCCATGACCATGAGTAGGGCAATGGACCTCACACTTCTACAAGGTAGGGTTAATATCTTTTTTGTGGTAGAGAACAGGTAAATTAaaatactgaaattaaaaaaaaaaataaaaatacatagttATATATGGGTGGAACGGCAACCCCATGTGTGGTAGACAATCCCAGTCGTCCTGAAAAGGCCAAAAGGGTTGGTCACATGCAAGCATCCAAACCAAATAATTGGAAGCGAGAGAGCTAGCCATAGCCACAATTGGAGCCGGCCAACACATGcacttactttttctttttgcatcgTGTGGATTGGAGTCATTGCCTCGAACCTTTGATCTATTCTTGCATCATCACCACGCACTTGGCTAGATCCATATCCCCTCAGAGGGTTCCTGGCATTTCGAGGAAGATCAGAGGAGGTTGAAGGTGTAAAGATGTGGTGCTGCTCAGATTCAGATGATGATACGAAGCTATTAGGGTTTGTGCTAGCTCTTGTCCTGGCAATGATGCTGTTGATTGTTTGCCAACAACCTCATGCGAGAAGAGTCACTATTTATCACTGCACTTGAATTGTCTTCTCCACGATCTTCATTATAGGTAAATTATGCTTCTGCAGAAGCTTTGAGTGTTTATTGAATTATCTTTATCGCCGTTCCAAGTGTACTTGCAACTAAGTTCAACCATGTAAACGTGTCTCTGtgcattaatttaataaaatgaaggCGGCgccactttaatttttttttgtttttggttaatgAATGAACGAATTCCTTGTTTAGAAATTTATCCTGCTATCACCATGCCAATGTTACACATATGGGTTTTAATTAATTGGTACAAATATTGATTAGATCGACAGTGAACgtagtactttttttttaaaagaggaaTGGAACAATAGATAGCATGGATTTGAAATTGATTAACGAAtctctttttttgtaattgattgtttgtttattttatcttttattatttgatggttaattaaaaattaacttttataatttatttgtgtttgttttctataagattGTCTTAATTTTATGATCCAAGTCAAGAATTTGACCGGTTAAATTAGGTTAACTcgggtttgtttttattatttttttaattgatttgtttttcaatttcatcatttgatgttggaatgattaaaaattgagtttcatgatttattttgatttgttttttattgggttatggTTTTATAATCCAAGTTGACAAGTTAACtttaaaggttgaaattgatcaaattagaggccaagttaaaaaaaaaaaaaaaaaagtttgatggttAATTAAGAGTTCATATGCACAAATCAGAAACCAAGGATCAAGATGAAAATGACACTATACTTTGGGGTtgatgattaaatttgatatgagtgaaattgcatgaaattaagaGTTTATGAGGCAATTACAGgtgtaattaaaaacaattagaacAGCTAGTACTAAAATGAAATCTatcaaatcccaaattaaaaactctaatttctTAGGGGTTTAACCTAAACAACATGTGCTTCAACCATTGTTCATCACTTTCTTTGACAATTTTGGATGATCGGGTTGGCACCTTCCAATAGCTTGTTATGGAGTTCTAAACCTCTAAATGgcatgaggtttttttttataaatggaagaaaaatatCTTCTTTATAGCCCTCTTTCCATTAAATTGAACTTTTATGTTTCAATTCTTCCATAAAAGTTTTTAACATCTTGTCCTTAATAAGCCATcactgtatttttaaattttaggcTAATTGAGTtagcatttttaaataaataaatataaagttacaGATCTTCAAATGGAGTAAGGAtagatccaaaaaaaaagagtacaaCTCTTTTACCAAGTTCAGGGGATCTCCGATTATGTTTATATTAGAGTTTCTTTATCGAAACCTCAAAAGTAGCAAACTCAATTAGTTTTGATTGAGATACTGATTTGTATAAAACCACCTAATATGTTCATGTGGTCACCCTTAAAAACTTCTAGAAGGTTCTTATAAAGAGTTATAAATCTTTCATCCAAGAtaagaagaagatgagaaatgcatatttttatctccaaaaaagagaaaaccacTGAGgttagattttaatatttaagtgtATGGGTagtgttaaaatattatttagggCATAGAATATGCAAATTAATTGAAACTAAAGATAAGACTGTGGATGCGAAATGCCATCACAGCTGACATCTGGGCTGTTAAATTATGCCTCGAGAAGGCTTGGAATATGATTCAACAGCTATTCAATTTCAGGTGGGGAGCACGCTCTACAATTCTGCAAGaacttgttttaaaatatctaaGAGTTGTGCTCGTCCTTCCTATATTcttataaaaggaaaaactatGAATGTTTTGGAACTATAATGGAGGGAGtagaatgaaaaaattaaaataatattttaattataatattgtttttgaaataataacaagaaatcataataaaatctaaattcttaataccttgtttttaaaataaaaatgatttcacAGTGACAATGGAAAAGAAAGTgacaatataataacaataacaacaacaataatataatttttttaaaaacatgttaataaataataaataaaaataatgtattattattttaacataaaattctCGTTATCCTCcacaattatatttaatttacattctcataaaatgattttcatttcattactTTCAACCAAAtaactacaaaataaaaataaaaactttcattttcGCTCCCACTATTCTATTCAGTATTAGCATTAGCATGTGCGAGGAAGCTTGTGTTCTGCCATTACAACATGGTACACAGTTGTCTCTAACCATGGGTGCTCTCCACATTGtagctcatgtttttttttcccagagCAGCAGGAATTGTCTATGTCAAGTAATTGCTTATCTTAGAACCAAGAGATAAAAAAGAGGCACCAGGTAATAGTTTCTGTAGTAAAAGTGTACAAGCCAAGATTTCTCCATAGATTAAACAGCAATCAATACAGTTTTTCTTAGGAACTCCGTCCATATGATGAAAGTCGAAGGCAGATTCACTCAGTAAAAGGGGCAGTAAAGAAAGCAGGCAAAGTAGCTCAAAGAAAAGGACTTGTTAAGTAAAACTATACGAGGATATAATTATTCAGTTTTGTCAGTTTCATCCCCTCCTTAACCAGAACAAAGCTTTTCAAGAGCCGAGTTTTCATCACCACCAACAGATTCTAGTGCACTTCTCGCCAGAGCTTCAGGGAAACCCATCTCCACAAGTTTTTGAACCTGTGCCAACCAATATTAGGTTAAAAAAAGGCATTACAGATTTATTAACAGACATATATGTTGTTTctaatacaaaagaaaaattgatatgTTAGAAAGTGCTACCTGCTGtgaaaattttgagaaaattatagAATCAACGAGACAAGTATAAAGAATAAAGCAAGTTACCTTTTCCTCAACCCCAAGCGATGAGGTCTTGGCAAAAGTTTCTGTCCAGTAGCGAGCTGTGCCAACAAAGGTCTGATGGTCTCTAAGATACTGCAATATCCACAACACCAagttgaatatgaaaaaaaaattaactagaatAGAAAATCTACTGAAAAGATTGTAAGAAATAGCAAAAATCTAATAACCTCTGAGATATTGTATTCCAACAAGCAGATAAACCAAACTCAAAAGAGATATATAATACAGAACCAGTGACATTGAGGCAAAGAATGGCAGCGAACCAGACCTGTTGTGCTACAACAGCATCTTGAGGATCGTCAGGTTCAGGCGCAGAGAGTAATGCTTGGACTGAAAGCAGTGCTGTCTTTAGGGTGAGCGCTGGGCTCCACTGGTCCTTCAAAATGTCCAGGCAGATTGCCCCACTTTGGCTGCTAATATTAGGGTGCCTTCAGCAGGTAATGACATCATAAATGATAATTGAAGTACTATCAGCTCAAATGCCGACTGGGAGAAAAGTTatgcaaataattttaaaatttcaacacCCCCCCTCAAATTGTTGCATATAGTTTTAATTAAGTTCTACAGAATGGCCcctccaaaatcaaaattataaaaccttGCCCTCTCAAATGCAACATCCCGGATTCGTCCCTGGCATGTCCACCTAAATACTGGCAATTAAAACCCTGGTTCAAATGAGTTTTCCACAAGGCCACGTAacatttaatgaaaaagaaaaaagcatgtTAGCCAATCGACTGCAAATCACCTATAATTTAAGAGCATGGAATGAACAAAACTAGTTGAATCCTTGCTTTAAGGTGATCAATGGTACTAAGTGTAGCTTTTTGAAAGATATGATGGAAAATGAAAACGtcaaaaagaaaagtgaaaagaaagaaaatgaagacaGAGAAATTCAAGCTAATTCCATGAGAAGCGGGAAATGCTGGGATTTGAAGTAACACGAGCCAATATATATATGCCCAAACAAAAAACTATAACGAGTTCTATAGCATTTATAAATCATATCAATAAACAACCAACAGAACCTTTTGAAGCCAACAGATACATAATAGGCAGATATTCCCTTCAGcaatttatattaaaaggtGATACAATTATCCAGTCtatttgattttaaagaatCACTATCATTCTCCACTTCGTTCAGCCAATTGAAATATAAGCCACAAAAATCTAGTTTTCGACAGCACAACAGCCCTACTACAATCATACAATGTCTCATATTATGTTCTTAAGACCACCATTCATAGCACAACTGTAGATAACACACTACCATAATTCTTAAAAAAGCTGCGGAAATAAAAACAGCTTACTCCAACTTCGCCCTACCAGACTTTTGTTGCAAACTGCATTTTTGGAGGCTCAAAGGGGTATCCATctacaaaaagaacaaaacattaCAAATGCAGGTCAGTAAATGTCTCTATATCCTCCACTTCAATTACAGCTAACACAAACACCCTGTCAAGCAACTATAGCTAGTAGTAATAATATGACACAATGAACGCGATAACCCATTTCCTTCATATCAACTTTTTTAACCGCCAAACAAACATCCTGCGACAGAGCACTGGCATTGGAAATTCAACAGATTGCCAAAGAATAAACCACATCAAATGCACGGTAAAAACACACACTCACTTCAAACCCCCAAAACCCACATCATAATTCCTCCTTTTCCTCCAAATTAACAACACTTGATACACATTTAAATACCCTAACTAGCCTTATAAAATTACTCTTACAGCAACTAAAACGACTGGGcaagattttcaatttaaatcttcaagtatgtttctttttctttcccaactTTCTTTTTCATCCAGTAAGCAAACACTCAAATGCAGctcgattgttttttttttttcttcttaaaaaaagacACCCC
The genomic region above belongs to Populus alba chromosome 12, ASM523922v2, whole genome shotgun sequence and contains:
- the LOC118044636 gene encoding ubiquitin-conjugating enzyme E2 27 isoform X1, which translates into the protein MIDFARVQKELQECSRDMESSGIKVAPKSDNLARLTGTIPGPISSPYEGGTFQIDITLPDGYPFEPPKMQFATKVWHPNISSQSGAICLDILKDQWSPALTLKTALLSVQALLSAPEPDDPQDAVVAQQYLRDHQTFVGTARYWTETFAKTSSLGVEEKVQKLVEMGFPEALARSALESVGGDENSALEKLCSG
- the LOC118044636 gene encoding ubiquitin-conjugating enzyme E2 27 isoform X2; translation: MIDFARVQKELQECSRDMESSGIKVAPKSDNLARLTGTIPGPISSPYEGGTFQIDITLPDGYPFEPPKMQFATKVCQSGAICLDILKDQWSPALTLKTALLSVQALLSAPEPDDPQDAVVAQQYLRDHQTFVGTARYWTETFAKTSSLGVEEKVQKLVEMGFPEALARSALESVGGDENSALEKLCSG